A window from Pseudobutyrivibrio ruminis HUN009 encodes these proteins:
- a CDS encoding TetR/AcrR family transcriptional regulator codes for MNERILEGALKVFREKGPKFTMDDIASEMKMSKKTIYTIFTDKNELMCEMMNFAFDLIKESEDKIYYDNSLTRIEKIRSILSVLPESYYGFEYTAMHQLATKYPKAYEIMQERLDSGWDKTLDLLKGGIAEGEIREIDLNIFKLMYEACVEQLLMGDFLQGSSKDYPTALAEVVDVMVDGIIVKGK; via the coding sequence ATGAACGAGCGCATATTAGAAGGAGCCTTAAAGGTTTTCAGAGAAAAAGGTCCGAAATTTACAATGGATGATATTGCTTCTGAGATGAAAATGAGCAAGAAAACCATTTATACCATCTTTACAGATAAGAACGAGCTTATGTGTGAGATGATGAATTTTGCATTTGACCTTATTAAAGAATCAGAGGATAAGATTTATTACGATAATAGTCTTACTAGAATAGAGAAGATTCGTAGTATTTTGTCTGTTTTACCTGAGTCTTACTATGGCTTTGAATATACAGCGATGCATCAGTTGGCTACAAAGTATCCTAAGGCATACGAGATTATGCAGGAGAGATTGGATAGCGGCTGGGACAAGACACTCGATCTTTTAAAGGGCGGTATAGCTGAAGGCGAAATCAGAGAGATTGACCTAAATATCTTCAAGCTTATGTATGAAGCTTGTGTTGAACAGCTTTTAATGGGAGATTTCCTTCAGGGAAGTTCTAAAGATTATCCTACAGCTTTGGCGGAAGTTGTGGATGTAATGGTAGACGGTATAATTGTAAAGGGAAAATGA
- the gltA gene encoding NADPH-dependent glutamate synthase produces the protein MADMMVRVPISEQDPKVRATNFDEVCLGYTEEEAVAEASRCLNCKNPKCVGGCPVSINIPAFIEQVKNRNFERAYEIISESSALPAVCGRVCPQESQCEGQCVRGIKGEAVAIGKLERFVADWARENGIKPKNTSTPNGHKVAVIGSGPSGLTAAGDLAKAGYDVTVFEALHEMGGVLVYGIPEFRLPKDKVVKAEVENVKALGVKFEKNVIIGRSITIDELIEKEGFEAVFIGSGAGLPMFMHIPGEQANGVFSANEFLTRNNLMKAFKEGYDTPIARGKKVVVVGGGNVAMDAARTALRLGAEVHVVYRRSEAELPARAEEVHHAKEEGVIFDLLQNPVEILVNEEGAVRGCKIIKMELGEPDASGRRRPVEIPGSEYEIECDTVIMSLGTSPNPLISSTTAGLETNKKGCLIATEDGATTKTGVYAGGDAVTGAATVILAMGAGKTAAAAIDKYFQSK, from the coding sequence ATGGCAGATATGATGGTTAGAGTACCTATTTCTGAGCAGGATCCAAAGGTTCGTGCTACAAACTTTGATGAGGTATGTCTTGGATATACAGAGGAAGAGGCCGTTGCAGAAGCAAGCCGTTGCTTAAACTGCAAGAATCCTAAATGCGTAGGCGGATGTCCTGTATCTATCAATATTCCTGCATTTATCGAGCAGGTTAAGAATCGTAACTTTGAGAGAGCATACGAAATCATTTCTGAGTCTTCAGCACTTCCTGCAGTTTGCGGTCGTGTATGTCCTCAGGAATCACAGTGCGAAGGTCAGTGTGTTCGCGGAATCAAGGGTGAAGCCGTTGCAATCGGTAAGCTTGAGCGTTTTGTTGCTGACTGGGCTAGAGAAAACGGCATCAAGCCAAAGAACACATCTACTCCAAATGGTCACAAGGTTGCAGTTATTGGTTCAGGCCCTTCAGGTCTTACAGCTGCTGGTGATCTTGCAAAGGCTGGATACGATGTTACTGTATTTGAAGCACTTCACGAAATGGGTGGTGTATTAGTATACGGTATTCCTGAGTTCCGTCTTCCAAAGGACAAGGTTGTCAAGGCTGAGGTTGAGAACGTAAAGGCTCTCGGCGTTAAATTCGAAAAGAACGTTATCATTGGTCGTTCTATTACAATTGATGAGCTTATTGAAAAGGAAGGCTTTGAAGCTGTATTTATCGGCTCAGGCGCAGGTCTTCCAATGTTTATGCATATTCCTGGCGAACAGGCAAACGGAGTATTCTCTGCTAACGAATTCCTTACAAGAAACAATCTTATGAAGGCATTCAAGGAAGGATACGACACACCAATCGCCCGTGGTAAGAAAGTAGTTGTTGTTGGTGGTGGTAACGTAGCTATGGATGCAGCTCGTACAGCACTTCGTCTTGGAGCTGAGGTACACGTTGTATACCGTCGTAGCGAAGCAGAGCTTCCAGCAAGAGCAGAAGAAGTACATCACGCAAAGGAAGAAGGCGTAATCTTTGATCTTCTTCAGAATCCTGTAGAAATCCTTGTTAACGAGGAAGGCGCAGTTCGTGGATGCAAGATTATCAAGATGGAACTTGGTGAGCCAGACGCTTCAGGTCGTCGTAGACCAGTAGAAATCCCTGGCAGCGAGTACGAAATCGAGTGCGATACAGTTATCATGTCACTTGGTACTTCACCAAACCCACTTATCTCTAGCACAACAGCTGGACTTGAGACAAACAAGAAAGGCTGCTTAATCGCAACAGAAGATGGCGCAACCACAAAGACTGGCGTTTACGCTGGTGGTGATGCCGTAACTGGTGCCGCAACCGTAATCCTTGCCATGGGAGCCGGCAAAACAGCCGCAGCTGCCATCGACAAGTACTTCCAGTCAAAATAA
- a CDS encoding sulfide/dihydroorotate dehydrogenase-like FAD/NAD-binding protein, producing MYQILKKEMLSDKIYLMVVKAPRVASGCLPGQFIIVKIDEEGERIPLTICDYDRNEGTVTIVFQTVGASTERMALLNEGDAFDDFVGPLGQPSELCIEANLEETKKKKIVFIAGGVGTAPVYPQVKWLKEHGVDSTVIIGARTKDILFYEDEMRAVATELYLATDDGSYGFHGNGCQQLQALIDEGKSFDHCVAIGPMIMMKFVCLLTKELGIPTVVSMNPIMVDGTGMCGACRLVVGDEVKFACVDGPEFDGHLVDFDQAMARAKQYKTEEGRALLKLQEGDTHHGGCGNCGGDK from the coding sequence ATGTATCAAATCTTAAAGAAGGAAATGCTTTCAGATAAGATTTACCTTATGGTAGTAAAAGCCCCTAGAGTTGCATCAGGATGTCTACCAGGTCAGTTTATCATTGTAAAAATTGATGAAGAAGGAGAAAGAATTCCTCTTACTATATGTGATTACGATAGAAACGAAGGCACAGTTACTATTGTATTCCAGACAGTTGGTGCTTCAACTGAGCGTATGGCTTTACTTAACGAAGGAGATGCATTTGATGATTTCGTTGGTCCTTTAGGTCAGCCTTCAGAGCTTTGCATCGAGGCAAACCTTGAAGAGACAAAGAAAAAGAAAATCGTATTCATCGCAGGTGGTGTTGGAACTGCACCAGTTTATCCACAGGTTAAATGGCTCAAGGAGCACGGTGTTGATTCAACAGTTATTATCGGTGCTCGTACAAAGGATATCCTTTTCTATGAGGATGAGATGAGAGCAGTAGCTACAGAGCTTTATCTTGCTACAGATGATGGAAGCTATGGATTCCACGGCAATGGCTGTCAGCAGCTTCAGGCTCTTATCGATGAAGGAAAGAGCTTCGACCACTGCGTTGCAATCGGTCCTATGATTATGATGAAATTTGTTTGCCTCCTTACAAAAGAGCTTGGCATCCCTACAGTTGTATCTATGAACCCAATCATGGTTGATGGTACAGGTATGTGTGGTGCTTGTCGACTTGTAGTTGGTGATGAAGTTAAATTCGCTTGTGTAGACGGTCCTGAGTTTGATGGTCACTTAGTTGACTTTGATCAGGCTATGGCTCGTGCTAAGCAGTACAAGACTGAAGAAGGAAGAGCTCTTCTTAAACTTCAGGAAGGTGACACTCATCACGGTGGATGTGGAAATTGCGGAGGTGACAAATAA
- a CDS encoding GTP-binding protein: MAKDIPVYVFTGFMDSGKTTLIQETLFENDFTQGGDDKILILSCEDGDVEYDIEKLKTINAKVATIESEDEFNLENLTKISKEYDPDVVFLEYNGTWGVDHIYDEPLPEGWVPAQSLATVDATTFENYLNNMRTMMMEQLFKAEVVIFNRCTDATPKSKFRGQIKSMNRPAQIVYERADGSIDDTPEELPFDLNADVIEISDADYALWFMDCMDSPKKYDGKTVHFTGLVYNPNDGKLRRDVFIPGRFAMTCCVEDIQFLGMKCKWDKASTLGHRSWIDITATIKVEFAKEYKGKGPVLYPVSVEPTEKPEDELVYFS; this comes from the coding sequence ATGGCAAAAGATATACCAGTTTATGTCTTTACTGGATTTATGGATAGTGGAAAAACTACCCTTATCCAGGAGACATTGTTTGAAAATGACTTCACTCAAGGTGGAGACGATAAAATCCTCATTTTGTCTTGTGAGGATGGAGATGTTGAATATGACATCGAAAAGCTTAAGACAATCAATGCAAAGGTTGCTACAATCGAATCAGAGGATGAGTTCAATCTTGAAAATCTTACAAAGATTTCAAAGGAATATGATCCAGATGTAGTTTTCCTTGAGTACAACGGTACATGGGGCGTGGATCACATTTATGATGAGCCACTACCAGAAGGATGGGTACCAGCGCAGTCACTGGCTACAGTTGATGCTACTACATTTGAAAACTACCTTAATAACATGCGTACCATGATGATGGAGCAGCTCTTTAAGGCAGAGGTAGTTATCTTCAACAGATGTACTGATGCCACACCAAAATCAAAGTTCCGTGGTCAGATTAAATCAATGAACAGACCAGCACAAATCGTTTATGAGCGTGCAGATGGATCAATTGATGATACACCAGAGGAGCTGCCATTTGATTTAAATGCAGATGTAATCGAGATTTCTGATGCAGATTATGCTTTGTGGTTTATGGATTGTATGGATTCGCCAAAGAAATACGATGGCAAGACAGTCCACTTCACTGGTTTAGTCTACAATCCAAATGATGGAAAGCTTAGAAGAGATGTATTTATTCCAGGAAGATTTGCAATGACATGCTGTGTTGAGGATATTCAGTTCCTTGGCATGAAGTGTAAGTGGGATAAGGCATCTACTTTAGGTCACAGAAGCTGGATTGATATTACGGCTACAATCAAAGTAGAATTCGCAAAAGAATACAAAGGAAAAGGCCCTGTTCTCTATCCAGTATCGGTAGAGCCTACAGAAAAGCCAGAAGATGAATTGGTTTATTTTAGTTAA
- a CDS encoding CobW family GTP-binding protein yields the protein MTKIDIISGFLGAGKTTYIKKMLEEAYKGEKVVLIENEFGEVGIDGGFLKDAGITISEMNSGCICCSLVGDFDKNLHEVLEKFSPDRILIEPSGVGKLSDVMTSVIKLEDTADVKLTGLVTVVNALKASKQMKAFGEFFNNQIEFATTVVLSRSQTATEDQLEFCVKQIQKLNPKAAIITTPWDEISGEKLLSVMEGQDNLASEMKHLAEEAHEHEEEEHEHEHHHDHDHDHDHEEHEHHHDHDHDHEEHEHHHDHDHDHEEHEHHHHHEHDENCTCGCHDHEHHHHADEVFNTWGIETPHKFEKSTIEKAMKAFADTTDYGTIIRSKGMVEDVNGGWIYFDFVDGEYELRAGDPDYTGRLVVIGADIDEHKVEELFGL from the coding sequence ATGACAAAGATTGATATAATTTCAGGATTTTTAGGTGCAGGAAAGACTACTTACATCAAGAAAATGCTTGAAGAAGCATACAAGGGTGAGAAAGTAGTTCTTATTGAAAATGAGTTTGGTGAGGTAGGTATCGATGGCGGCTTCCTTAAGGATGCTGGTATCACTATTTCAGAGATGAACTCTGGATGTATTTGCTGTTCACTGGTTGGTGACTTTGATAAGAACTTACACGAGGTTCTTGAGAAGTTCTCTCCAGACAGAATCCTTATCGAGCCATCAGGCGTAGGTAAGCTTTCAGATGTTATGACATCTGTTATCAAGCTTGAGGATACAGCAGATGTTAAGCTTACAGGTCTTGTTACAGTTGTTAATGCACTCAAGGCTTCAAAGCAGATGAAGGCTTTTGGTGAGTTCTTCAACAACCAGATCGAGTTCGCCACAACAGTTGTACTTTCACGTTCACAGACAGCTACAGAAGATCAGCTTGAGTTCTGTGTAAAGCAGATTCAGAAGCTTAATCCAAAGGCTGCTATTATTACAACTCCATGGGATGAAATCTCAGGAGAAAAGCTTCTTTCAGTTATGGAAGGACAGGACAACCTTGCTTCAGAGATGAAGCATCTTGCAGAGGAAGCTCACGAGCATGAAGAGGAAGAGCATGAGCACGAGCATCATCACGATCACGACCACGACCATGATCATGAAGAGCATGAGCATCATCACGACCACGACCATGACCACGAGGAGCACGAGCATCATCACGATCATGACCATGATCACGAAGAGCATGAGCATCACCATCATCATGAGCATGATGAGAACTGCACATGCGGTTGCCACGATCATGAACATCATCACCATGCTGATGAAGTATTCAATACATGGGGAATTGAGACTCCTCACAAGTTCGAAAAGTCTACAATCGAAAAGGCTATGAAGGCATTTGCTGACACAACAGACTACGGTACAATCATCCGTTCAAAGGGTATGGTTGAGGATGTTAACGGCGGTTGGATTTACTTCGACTTCGTTGACGGTGAATACGAGCTTAGAGCTGGCGATCCAGACTACACAGGACGTCTTGTTGTTATCGGTGCAGATATTGATGAGCACAAGGTTGAGGAGCTTTTCGGTCTTTAA
- a CDS encoding PRD domain-containing protein has translation MYRVEKVLNHNALIGILDNTTQEYLIMGKGIGFGKHVSETIEVSEEHKVYSLKESTERGGKKELATSIDPVYLEIANEILDRAEAAFKTIDRDVMLPLADHIEFAVKRSKNNEQLRNPLTDDIRVLFHAEYKVAENAKGLLKERLDVELTDDEIGYIALHIHSSIMDQAVSSAMQMAEAVRECVTMVEKETGKKIDTTSLSYNRLLNHIRYMIARTMNGEVIKLDMNDYINASAANSFKMSQKICKELGKSLGKEIHQAEIGYLAMHIERVALDEMN, from the coding sequence ATGTATAGAGTTGAAAAAGTTCTAAATCACAATGCGCTGATTGGCATCTTGGATAATACGACCCAAGAGTACCTTATTATGGGCAAGGGAATTGGCTTCGGCAAGCATGTTAGTGAAACGATAGAAGTATCAGAAGAACATAAGGTTTATTCCTTAAAAGAATCTACCGAACGTGGTGGAAAAAAGGAATTAGCAACTAGTATTGACCCTGTATATCTTGAAATCGCAAATGAGATTCTGGACAGAGCGGAGGCAGCATTTAAGACAATCGACAGAGACGTTATGTTGCCTTTGGCTGACCACATTGAATTTGCCGTTAAACGTAGCAAAAACAATGAGCAACTTAGAAACCCCTTAACGGACGACATTAGAGTTTTGTTCCACGCTGAATATAAAGTGGCAGAAAACGCTAAAGGTCTTTTGAAGGAGCGTCTTGACGTAGAGCTTACCGACGACGAAATCGGATATATAGCTTTGCATATACATTCATCTATTATGGATCAGGCAGTTTCGTCTGCTATGCAAATGGCTGAGGCTGTCCGAGAATGTGTCACCATGGTAGAGAAGGAAACGGGAAAAAAGATAGACACAACTTCATTGTCCTATAATAGGTTGTTGAATCATATAAGATACATGATTGCCCGAACTATGAATGGCGAGGTGATTAAACTTGATATGAACGATTATATCAACGCCTCTGCTGCTAATTCATTTAAGATGTCTCAGAAGATATGTAAAGAGCTAGGAAAGAGCTTGGGAAAAGAAATTCACCAGGCGGAAATCGGGTACTTAGCGATGCATATCGAAAGAGTCGCTCTTGATGAAATGAACTAG